From a single Citricoccus sp. SGAir0253 genomic region:
- a CDS encoding DUF305 domain-containing protein → MKHTTTLSALALAAALALTACGNTEGGGDGGTETPPAPAATTSTPAATTAEASPTATDTAIGTTEEISAEHNDKDIMFAQMMIPHHQQAVQMSEMLLAKEDIPADVADFAQEVIDAQGPEIERMDAMLAAWGEEAVGMEDMGSMDDGSGQGMSGMMSEEDMMALDKAKGTEAARLYLEQMTAHHEGAVEMAQEQLDAGQNPQAKQLAQQVVDAQKAEIEEMGTMLQDLPAS, encoded by the coding sequence ATGAAGCACACCACCACCCTGAGCGCCCTGGCCCTGGCCGCAGCACTGGCCCTGACCGCCTGTGGCAACACCGAGGGCGGCGGTGACGGCGGCACCGAGACCCCGCCCGCGCCGGCCGCCACCACCTCGACCCCGGCCGCCACGACGGCGGAGGCCTCACCCACCGCCACGGACACCGCCATCGGCACCACTGAGGAGATCTCCGCCGAGCACAACGACAAGGACATCATGTTCGCCCAGATGATGATCCCCCACCACCAGCAGGCCGTTCAGATGAGCGAGATGCTGCTGGCCAAGGAGGACATCCCGGCCGACGTGGCGGACTTCGCGCAGGAGGTCATCGACGCCCAGGGTCCGGAGATCGAGCGCATGGACGCGATGCTCGCCGCCTGGGGCGAAGAAGCCGTGGGCATGGAGGACATGGGCAGCATGGACGACGGTTCCGGACAGGGCATGAGCGGGATGATGTCCGAGGAGGACATGATGGCCCTGGATAAGGCCAAGGGCACCGAGGCCGCCCGCCTCTACCTGGAGCAGATGACAGCCCACCACGAGGGCGCCGTCGAGATGGCCCAGGAGCAGCTCGACGCCGGCCAGAACCCGCAGGCCAAGCAGCTGGCCCAGCAGGTCGTCGACGCCCAGAAGGCAGAGATCGAGGAGATGGGCACGATGCTCCAGGACCTGCCCGCCTCCTGA
- a CDS encoding universal stress protein, whose product MCSGSRNQRTCPGRRGRRVPRAGAETDLLLVGSGGLGGFTGLLLESVSTPWVHRSPCAVLVVQTRRGTRE is encoded by the coding sequence ATGTGTTCAGGTAGCCGTAACCAGCGAACTTGCCCAGGACGGCGCGGCCGCCGTGTTCCTCGGGCGGGAGCGGAGACTGACCTGCTCCTTGTTGGCTCGGGCGGCCTGGGCGGATTCACCGGGTTGTTGCTCGAATCGGTGTCCACACCGTGGGTTCATCGTTCTCCCTGCGCGGTCTTGGTCGTCCAAACACGGCGCGGCACGAGGGAATGA
- a CDS encoding IS110 family transposase: MSTVRDEYTNVVGVDTHARTNTYAVLAAATGLVMDTATFPTSPPGLTRAIAWIDRRSEPGRTLVAIEGTNSYGSTLTRALRTTALEVCEVRPPRRTSRAGRGKSDDIDAVAADRTVLAEEVSALLEPRAEGHRDALRVLLNARDAMEHQGTANRLMLTALLRTLDLGVDARKALTDSQITQISRWRVRSGDDLPARIARGEAKRLASAIHDFQALLTQNREQLAEVVDTMAPGLMDLPGLGPVTAAQVIVSYSHHGRIRSEAAFAALAGVNPIPASSGNNVRHRLNRHGDRQLNRALHTIARTRMMFDPQTQDYVQRRTAEGKTRREVRRCLKRFIARQLFRKLQTLLT; this comes from the coding sequence ATGAGCACCGTCCGCGATGAGTACACGAACGTCGTCGGGGTGGATACCCACGCCCGCACCAACACCTACGCCGTCCTGGCGGCCGCGACTGGGCTCGTCATGGATACGGCCACGTTCCCCACGAGCCCGCCGGGATTGACCCGCGCCATTGCCTGGATCGACCGACGCAGCGAGCCGGGACGGACTCTGGTGGCTATCGAGGGCACCAATTCCTACGGCTCCACGCTGACCCGGGCGCTGCGCACCACCGCACTGGAGGTCTGCGAGGTACGTCCACCGCGCCGGACCTCGCGTGCCGGCCGGGGGAAGTCCGATGACATCGACGCGGTGGCGGCCGACCGCACGGTGCTCGCCGAGGAGGTCTCGGCCCTGTTGGAACCCCGAGCGGAAGGTCACCGTGACGCCCTGAGGGTCCTGCTCAACGCCCGTGATGCGATGGAACACCAGGGCACGGCCAACCGGCTCATGCTCACCGCGCTATTGCGCACCCTCGATCTGGGCGTCGATGCCCGCAAGGCCCTCACCGATTCCCAGATCACGCAGATCAGTCGGTGGAGGGTCCGCTCCGGCGATGATCTGCCTGCCCGAATCGCTCGTGGTGAGGCCAAGAGGCTGGCCAGCGCCATCCACGACTTCCAGGCCCTCCTGACACAGAACAGGGAACAGCTCGCGGAGGTCGTGGACACGATGGCCCCGGGCCTCATGGACCTGCCAGGGCTCGGACCGGTGACCGCCGCGCAGGTGATCGTGTCCTACTCACACCATGGGCGCATCCGCTCGGAGGCTGCCTTCGCCGCGCTGGCCGGGGTGAATCCGATCCCGGCTTCCTCCGGCAACAACGTCCGGCACCGGCTCAACCGACACGGCGATCGGCAACTGAACCGGGCGCTGCACACGATCGCCAGGACGCGGATGATGTTCGACCCGCAGACCCAGGATTACGTTCAGCGGCGCACCGCCGAGGGCAAGACTCGCAGGGAAGTCCGCCGCTGCCTCAAACGATTCATCGCCCGTCAACTGTTCAGGAAGCTGCAGACCCTCTTGACCTGA